The DNA window ACCATATCTGGTAGCGTTGTATTGAGAAGATGACAGAAGATGCTTGCGTTATTCCCTTTTTAATGTCTCCTTCCCagaattttaaggaaaaaagattctaACTCGGTTGGATGGGATTTTCTTGTGCTGTTCGTCTCGTGtcactcacttttttcattttgtcaacACCGACAAAGCGATTACAAGTTACAACGACTCGTTTTTCTCGCCCGCCCCGTCCGAGCAAAGCTTGGAAGTTACCAGTTCCGAGAAAATAATGGTGGCAATACGGAGCAAATCTCGAAAAATGAGCGAAAATGAAATTGgagagaaattagaaaaacaacaaatagttcTGCGCACCAACCGGCCGCAATTTCCGGCCATAACAGGCCTGAAGGAAATAattcatcacaaaaaaaataaaataataaaacatggaaagaatgaaaataacataaacaaatggttaagtgaaatattttgaagcaTCATCTTATTAGGTCATTAGAAGGTCCCAAACtaagttttttctcctcctccacatattttagatttttttcttcgggtcCCATGTCTTTTTAATTACACGGTTTCTTCACTACCTCTGCAGGTTTTCGGGAAAGAAACGACTTTGTGTCGGCAactagaaatttaaaaaaaaaactggttgaATCAAGTAATTAATTCTTCGCCAATCCTTCTTCAAACACGAAAAAATTCTACCAattatttaggcctctgaacaacaaaaaagcagaaacgCCAGCCTAATAAAGGtctcatctgaaaaaaattgggaacatGTTAGTagaaactctttttcttcgagtAGTTTTGTCCAAAAAGAGCATCCATGGATACAAACGTTTCGATAGCGGAATTCTACGCATTGGATCTGGATAATTTATAGGTATTAACGGAAAAAACAGGATAATTATAGACTGAAAACTAATCGACGACTAGATTactaagaaaaatgaatgtttttagGGTAATAAACCAGGAAAAGGCCTCAAGTGTAATGTTTTAGCAATAAAACAGTGTCAAAAAAAGCTCAGGTTGCATTTTGCCTGGACGGAGCGAACAATCTTAGGGCACATTACATCCCTAAAATCCTTAAACTCATTCCATTTTCCTAACTATCTTGCTTAGAAGCATCTAAggattaacaaaaaaattgttttaaagttTCTAGGAAGGACttcagaagataaaaacaaattaaagctACAGTATCCAGACTAAATGGTAACACAGCATAGCTCCTAATGTGTTATAGACTACATAGGTCTAGGAtctaaatttcatttcttaggattttcaaaattttccagtcTAAGATGAAAATCGACGTGACGAGTAATTAAGTACATGCGCTCGCAATAGAAATACCATAAATGACGCAATTGGAACATTTAGGAAACATCCGACGGCAGTAATCTTCCGGCGAATTCATGGTGAAGGAACATCCGGAAGAATGAGATGTGGATGAGTCACATCTGTGGAATTTGTTCTGGAAACGATGTTTCTACGGAGAAACttgcttttcttcaaaaaaaaagaaacagtaacCAAATTGAGTGAATCAGCCTTAGAAACATCTAAATAAACTTGTTTCCTTTGGGTAAATGAAGAAAtctaatgaaagaaaataaataaataaattttgtctgtcttcttttcttctctgatgcggtttattttgaaagaaaaaaaaaaaaaaaataaaaattgattctTCTCTGATGCGGTTTATTTTacgaaatgaagagaaataaaaaagagaggggtaagaaagaaggaaaaaagcaaatactcccgaataaaaaaagaactctcgagaaaaaaaaacgtccagaGCCACCAAGGTCAGTGCGATGAGTTAATTGGCGATGGAAATGAATGACGGGCGCGTAAGCGGCCGAGGACCAGCGCCAGCGTCAGCACTCAGGAAGAGGAGGCAGTCAGGGCGGTGAGCGGCTTCATCGCAGTAATTTACCAAGCCGGCTAACTTTGGTAATTGAATACGTACGTTTTCGTCCTCGTCGTCATTGTCGTCGCCGTCGTCGCTATACTTCCTTTTAAACGCGGCGATCGTTAAGCAGTAAGGTGTTGGGGAACGAGTCGGTGGTCAGGTGTTCGTTCGAAGACCTACGATCCGTGGATGTAAACGGTGTAATGTCGAGGATGATAGTTTACGCAGAGCAGCAGTGTTTGTAATAAAACAGCGgtactcacacacacacacgtacgtAGTGCACACAAGTTTCTGGAtgaattgggaaaaaaattccaagaaataaacgcataaacaaaataaaacaattaatgacagaataaattcataaataaatgacaaaataataatagtaatattataacagcataaataaataaattcgcTAAATTACAGAAGCGATCGTAGTGACAAGTGGATGACCAATCTCGTACCATCTTAAGTGTTTCGATAGATTTTTCTCGAACCTGCTGCCTGTAGTCACGGGCTAACTgggggaaaaaattgatatGATATAAAAttgacattaaaaaaatgtctgCTTAAAATTTGAAGATGTCGCGATCGTAGCAAGACCCCACCGCTGCGCGCCTTTCGCTGATGGAGTGAGCACCACTCAtcgagtgaaaataaaaaataataaaaaaaaaataatatgcaAAGTGTAAAGTCTATCacatttatcttatttattatttttacttataaaTTACTTAGTGACACAATGAAATGTGAAgcgtaaaataataataataataataataataataataataataataataataataataataataataatagcaatagtagtaataatactaatactagtaataataataataataataataataataataataataataataataataataataataataataataataataagataaatataaacaagTACCTCTAGATAACTGCTAATTAAAACCATTGATTAATCAGAATCAGAAGAATTAATTAGGAGTTTGTGCTGGAAATTTCGTGAGGAGGAAGATCTTCTGGATGTCGAGTTCTAGCCGCTCAGATACCGCAAAATATAGCGGAACTTCGGTAAGGAAGGAGTTTTATCGACGCGCTCTAATGAGGAATAAATAAAGGAGTGACAAGTGGATGACCAATCGTACCATCATTAAGTGTTCCTCCGATAGATTTTTCGCGGACACGTTACACCACTCGTCGCTCGGTCACTCAACTGGTACTTTACGTACCATTTCGTCGATACCGCTCACCGCCGTACAAAAAATGCCTATTGATCGGAAATGCCCTCAAGTCTTCTTTTCTCGCAGAGCAACTGCTTAGAAAAGTAGCATTTCATTTGTTGAGCTTTCGcctgctttttcttcctttcctagAAAAGCGCAAAGAGTCGAAACCATCGAAATTTTGACCTATGGTGCATTATTGCGTCGACGGTCACACACACAAAGATATcacaagagaatttttttttattaattaatttttgaatttttaacttATTAATTGGAATATGTTGCCATCATTATTTtgcgcaaaaaagaaaaacactaaaagaaaaaagagaaaagcgagaaaaaaacactaaaaaatttATCTCTAGATTTTCTGCGAAAATAGTACTGTGGAAATGATAATTAACAATTCgattagttattattttttttaggttttttttttcaaaaattgattaGGTAAATTCCTCTtgcacgttttcttttttgaggattGGTGAGTCCTAGGCGAGTGATGGGTTTATTAGGATCACATCACAGCGCTACGACTACGCGATTTTTATGACTCTACACTGCCGAATTTTACGACATTCCGAGCGTATCCAACACTTAGAGTAAGggttagaaaaaatctttcctcTTAGACTAAAAATTGTACTTATAGACAGAAATTTGAagaggattttcttcttctagaaTTAATTCTCagaatttcttccttaaaaatgTGTCCTTGACGAGAGCAGGAGGATTATGGACCTTTAACAGAGTCCttgagttgaaaaaagaagtctcTAAGAAACAGGAtagtttctagaaaaattcgtACAAGTTTATTTTGAGAGTCACCTAAAGAGACTGCCTAGAATATTCGATTCCGACAAAAAGAACGATTTAGCCCAGTTTTTTCtacatcttcctttttttgacgAAGATTTCGgacaatttggaaggaaatcCACTATCTAAGCGATATTCTTCTGCTAAGGTTCAGACAACTGGTAGAACCTGTGCTcataggagttttttttttgttagaaaatggtctgttccagaaaatttgcaaGATTCGAGCGTTTTATTAGACTTCTGATCTTTCGGAATGTGTTGGTGCCCTCGGGATGAGAGGAAGGACGTTAGAACGACAGTATTACGGTAACGAGTTTATGGACGAGAATCCAGCTCGTTAGTCGACAAGGCATAAGAGGCGAAATATGTATCCGCCTAGCTTTGGGACATATTAgaacttatttacttatttatttacttttagactcaaatttgtttatttaccgTAACCGTACTTCCCCAAATGCTGAATACACCTTTCCGGTTTAGGAATTCCCTCCCGATGAGTTTACTGGCAGCTGATCCTATTCGACAGTAATTCGCTGTTTGTTTGAGAGAGACTGATCTTTGATCATCGCCAGATGAAATTGCGACTCCCGATCTCCCAACAGGACAAAAGTTGTGTGTGTATTTAAGTTACGTTTACGCTTACGGGTGCAAATACGGGTTTGTTTACAGTACCGTCGTTAAATACAAAATTGATGCAGCGTGATTCTACCGAATTGAACTTGTATTGGTTTGAACTCATGTAATAAAATCGCATAGAAACCACATCGGTGACGTCAGAGAACccaaagttcaaaaaaacacaattGTGAACTCAAAAGTTTGGGTATTACCGTCCTTATTATTGAAATACAGtaataacataaatataatatatgtattATTGGTGACATTTACATTgactactgcgaaattttacGCATATCACAGTAATcacaagtaataaataaaaatgataaaattgataacaataataatataaataatatgaataaatataaatatcaccaaaaatataatataaatgtaaatattgactttcataaataaatatcataaaataataatagtattaacATTaattatatgaataaatataaatatcaccaataatgtaatataaatttaaatattgacctttagatggaaaaaatgacctatggataaaattttgagaaaaacactAAGAAATTGACCTCTagataaaactaaaaacttcaaagaagAACTAAACAAGTAACGCTTAGAAAACATAAAGTTAAGGACCCACAAGGGCTCCAATCCAAGAAATCCCGGTcgatttaatttcaaaaattgaagaattggAAGTGATGACATCCACTTTAAAAATAGGTCACTCAGGGCAAGTTCTACGAATAGAAAATTACTTCATTGCGGTTGAGGATTCGGAAAAAGGAGCGTGTTTTTTTCGCTCCAATTCTCCAGGATACAAAGCAACGATATGAAAGAGGATCCATTAGAGATAAAAGGGCAATGTGATCGTAGCATCTGGCGTGGTAACCCGATAGAAACAACTGTTCGTATTAGCGGTGTGTGCAGCGATAGAACGCAGATaaatgatgaaaagaagaatgaagaagatgaaTAATGAGggaaaaacggaaagaaacaaagattATTGGAAGTGAGCGTGTCAAGTGCTGTGCACGTAAGAAATTTGTTTACATAACGCTTCAGGAACATGCGCGGTAGCAGGTAACAAACAGTAGGGGGAAGAGACGCATTTCCGtgcttccgaaaaaaatcttacaaagaatttgaagagaaaatttgaagaaagaaaaatttgaagaaaaaaaagaagaaattgaaaaaaatttggaagaaaagtgaaatttttgcagaaaatcactgaaaaagAGGGGAAAACTAGGTCCCATCGAACCCACTTCCTCCATTGAGTACAGAAAAAACGAGCGGCGAACACTGATTTCCGTGGATCTTTCAAGAGCTGTCATGGAACTTGAAGTTGTCAGGTCTTTCACTGTTTTCCAgtgaaaaacatcaaaagaTTACGAGATCACCGATTGCCATGACAACAAGCCAAGTTTGCGGTGAAGTTATATCATTTCGTTACATTAAACAACACCATGTAATCCATTTATTGTCCAGAAACcgaattgatgaaaaaaaaacctcgaaagATGAATTCCACCAAGTACAGGAGTACAGATTTTATTAGTTTGTAAAAAGTGAGCACCGCTTCACTCATTTTAAGTTTTGAATggataaattttaatttgttttatttttaatatatttttattatttaacacATATGTTTAATATGAGTATATATAtcgttatatattttatttctatactgtgacttttatttgttattatattattatttttctttattgtcaTATTATTGTTTTCGTTATGTACATTGTTGTATATGTCTCTTAATATATAGAttttaataaatagaataaaaaaataaaagagtgaaaggataaaaatcgATTGatctaaatgaaaataaaataagaaaataaggagaGAATAAATCCGCTGTGTGGGCAATCTAACCTAGAATGAACTTCGTAATAAATcacataaatatttaaatagaTTCAGAATATTTAAATAGTTAGTTTAAATAGTTTAATAAATTCAACATTTAAATAGATTCAGAATTATGTCGCCACCTTGTGGAACAAACTTTAAGAtcattttcaaaagcaaaCTACTTTGAAAGCGCTACATATTCATCCATCTACCAACTAttcctacttctttttttactggatCACCTTATTCTAAGGATAATCTGAGTGATTTTATACATCATGATATAAATCTTATTTGTGAAACGTAATTTGAGTGGGTAATTGCCTATTACTTCTTAAATTTACAATATTTCATGGAATATTGATTGCATTCAGCTACTGCTTCCAGGCCCAAACTGGAAAAACTCTTGGTGGCTTCAGCTTCTTGATGCctaatttattcaattatttcttgCTTTAGCTGCTTCTAAtactactattttatttttgtgggaCCCTTAATCCTCTATGTAGGAATGTGTTCAATTTACTCACTGAGAGCACACATTTATATCGGTGTTTTTCTGTAATAGTAtgaagtaaatagtaaatacaaatataaaaatagatatagtataaagtaaatagtaaaatagtaAATCTTCCAATGATAACAATTGTAAtatatgtaataaaaaataatgtttgttGTGTGGTTTTTGTGCAGCAGATTTCTtttcctgtagaaaaaaaaacattttttttttcgattacaACAACGTTCAGGCTTAGTTCTTTGCTCGAAATCAGGATGAAGAGTACGACTGAAATCGGATACGCATCTCGTACACCACCTGGTCTAACGCTTAACCTTCTCGTGAGACAGGCACAATAGATTAACCTCATAAAAAACCAGAAGGCCGATTAtgcagaataaaaataaacagggAAAGTGTATGTTTACAAGCAGCAACATTTCAAGCAGcgacaaaaacaacaacaataacatgCAACATTTCATAGATactctgtgttttttttttggctcacTAAGCAttaaacagtgaaaaaaacaataattacacagatgaatttttgaaaaattcccacCAAAAGCTACTCTAGGAATAGtaaacgaaacgaaacgaatATCGGATAGAAAATATGTGATATTGCTTGAAAACAGGAAATAAGTAATGCCGGATGAATGAAAAACACACAATGCTATTGAGAAGTTGAGAGAAAACGTCTAGTGTCCTTCTGTCCTTTGAGTGTCGTAACGGGACGCGCATATATGGCATGTGTCCCAAAGGGGCCTAAAAACATGGACACTATTCATgaatgttcaaaaatattgcaagTTTGCATTTCCCTGACATAGCTATCATTAAATACGTACTACTGTTGCTCTACTGCCTAACTTCCATGAGCATTTATCACTAGGCGTGGAGGTCCGCAGGTCAGAGAAATCCATTTTCCAACGATCAGTCGCAAAAATCATTCTTACACCACGTTGGTACAATTTATAAGGTTTATAGGCTTTTATTTGCTCACAAGGTTCGAGCTCCTTTGTAGCCagacggtcgatggttcgaaactgccctgCAGCCAACCAAACCCTTCACCACttcggcgtcgataaattggtaccagacttgtctgagaggataaaaacactgatttgccTGATCGCTtgggccccgcaagtcattgtataggccaacacgagttccaaaacctcaacgattacgaattccggCAAAAAGCGTTGCGGCGCATcataagcggattgatacgccagccacttttttcccttttttcccttcagAAAGCACATAATAGAAAGGTTGAACAAACAAactaaataaagataaatcgacaatgaataaacaatgcacaaataaataatagaataaaaagattttttaaataaagtgcATGTTTCCAAGAGGACATGCacttgattttaaaaaaatctgctcaTTCTGCTATGGACCTTAGAAAGTTGTGCTTAGAAAGTTAATGGGCTGAGgcataaggttttttttataatattataataatatatgcttaaaataatataaaaatacaaaacacaataatacaatattaagaaaataataataataatagtaaatccCGAACCATTCAGAAAATCCCGAGCAAAACTAAGTATATGTATTGTCTCGAGAAAAACACTAGATATGAACTTTTCCaggttcttcttctttttgcgtTAATTATGTGCACAATCCCAGATAGTCTTGTTTTCGAAAGCGGTCTCCTCTCTGTCGATATTTATCCGACAGTTCTCGCTGGACATGCTGAGTGACGGGCTCCAAGATGTCAGTAGGACAGCAGCCGAAAAATCTGCCCGATCCAGATTTGAGACGTTTGAAGTCTCGGGAGTTTACGCTGCGAACATACAGGCACCATCAGCTATGTTTTTCGTTCTACCGAGGTAGGGAAGTGAGGAAGTGTATGCTATCCTTAAAAAATTACTGCTTTACTACCCGTGGACAGaaggcttcggaatgcggttccttacgaagtcctctattgcaacgcaccattcttgcgccccgccccgcctgcgattcgtcgaatgaaatgaattgcccatTGGGgagtccgaatggattttcgacgaattgcaggCGGGGGCAGGGCGCAAGAGTGGCGCATTGcagtagaggacgtcgtaagaaaggTATTGTTCCGGAGCTGTTTGTTTACATTGATAAATAACTGTAAATAAACTaactagtaaataaataaccgTCTACTTGCAAAGAATCGAGCCcactttttacttcttctcgcagagaaagaaaagatatcaGATGAAAGTTGTTCTCGGAATGATCCTTCCTTCCGAATTCCGTAATGCACCAAGTCGCACGCTCACGCTTGTGCCCGACCGTTTATACTCAACGTTTTAGATTGCAGCACGAAGCAGTATAAGAAGAACCATCACGTCTGGTCCAAACTAGCACAAATTAGGCTAGTTTTGCAGACGTCCAGTCGTGTATCAGTGATATACCCATGTTAGGTccatgaaataaagaaatactcCACATTCTCATGGCATGGCCTACGCTTTCGCAGCCGAGGTCGCGACGAGTGGTATACCACCTTCCAGAACTGTATATTTCCTTAAAACTTCCTCCTTTCCTTGGATAAAGAGCTCCTCCTAAACAATTTATTAATCCTGCAGCACATCGATCGCCGCGCTCCAATCGTTGTGAGAAGAAGAGCGTCGTTGTTTTTACCGTAGCTACGTACGGCGCTCTATAATCGACAGCAGTCAAGCTTCCTGTTTACTAGCATCCTCTTTCTTGAGTTCAGAGAAAGTTTTCGATgagaacttcttcttttctcgaaaTAGTTTATTGTCTTTGTGCTGACAGTATCGTGTGGTGCTGTTTTTGTACTCGCAGTCTTGCTAGCAGCTATTTTCGAGCAATGTTCAATGGTCCTTCCTCAGGATATTCTCGTATATAGAGGCACTTATCCGTAGTAGCAGCTATTTTCCTTCGTCTTGATGTTGTTTGGATTTTTCAGTAGTTTCTTCGAGGGTGTCCGTTCGCCCTTTCACATGAAAATGAAGGTGATGTTCGTCAATCGGCATGGGAAGCTTTCACTGCCTGTCACTCGTTTAAAATCAGATACTGTGAGTTGTGCTTATGAAATTATGTTACATTTACAAATTTTCGGTAAAGATAAGCGCGTCCTATGATTTTAGTGGCTGCTCGTTATTGTATTCTTGATTTTGTGTCAATTATTCCTCAGCATTTACAACGATCTCCCATTTTCTACTATTTCAACGCTTTTTGCACTCCAAAAGAAATGCTGCTCTCCTccaagaagaatttttacaatttgttGCTCATAAAAGTGAAGCAAGAGTCAAGATTTTTAACACTCTTTATTACGATTTCACAGTTCTTTTGATCCTGAAATTCGATCACAATCACTGATCCTATTCCAAACATTTCATACGAACccaaataaacttttttgcaGCCGATAACCATCATGCCCTGAAGATCTGCTCAAAACTTCCCGATTTGATTTGCCCAGATTTGTTCATAGATGAGAATGCAAGTTTAGGAGCTTTTTAGTAGGAGTTTGATaggtcaaaaagaaaactgagagaattgtctttttttcaacgtagaacaaaattaaattttgtgcGGACAAAATTTTCACTTGTTGCGAAGAAAATATCTCCTCTTGAAGTAGGATACACTCCAAAGAATAAGTCTATTatctactttatttattttggaggttattatttattttatttgttttggaGGTTTACCTTATAGGGAGCAACCTCTCCactaaaatatataaaaagcCACGTTTGTAGTATCTGAGGAGGAATCAAAGCAGTAAATGTGTTAGCTGCAAATAAAACATACACCTCGTGATTTCGGTCATTTGAAAGACGCCTTAAATTCTGATTCTGGTAGTATcaacaacaattaaaaatttataacTTTATCGCAATTTTCAAATTCGTCCTTACAACATCCTTGTTTACATTGTTGTTAGCATCAACTTCTTCCGCGTATGTTCCTGAGAACACAATGtaaaaatacatgaaaatCATATGATATTTCTTGTCACATTATCATTACAGGCTCACCACCTTCTTCCTGGACCCTCAGTGCATAAAAACGGGAAATCAAAGACATCTACTATCAACAACCAATCTCAAATGATCAGTTTAATTCCACCCGCACAACGTACTCGATGGTTTTGCGGGTAacagtattattttttttttaaaacaaagctGTGATTAACTTTTCTAGTGTAGACGCAGATTGAGACAGTAACAACACTACTGCTGTAGCTACATAAATACAGTATTACTTCACGAAAGGAATAAGGGAACGCTTGTCACTTGTTGCgtgtatttgtgtgttttGATCAGCACCTGCCCCTGCTGCTAGAGTTTTCTGGAGGCTTCCAAGGTTGCCGCCGGTTACTGCCCTGTTTCATTAAACCGAATGTAAGAATGTATGTAATGGATCAATTTTGACGAACTTTTTATTAAGTTTAAGTCTCACTTGTAATAAGTAGCGTCCAGCAATAACATCAGGAAGTGATTTAATTACTACAGTCACGAacctttcttgaattttcgtAGATAACTATCTCCGGACGAGCACTAGGTTTCATTCGTAATTTTGAcctaaagaaattaaattgcgaaaaaaaagatactcGAGGGTGAGTTCTTACTTGTCACTGAGATAGTTAGATAGTTATAGGGTGAAGAAATGAAGGGTGTGTGGTgtgcttctttcttctcacaGCGTGAAAGCAACAATATTTCACCGACGGGAGAAGTTCTGTGTTGAAAACGagttatattatttattgcggCCTCTTTTTTAGAAGCACTCATCTCGGGAACGTTATCAGttagttgttttgtttttactcCTTGCAAACACGAAATTGTGCCACTTTTTCTGTTATCAttcttttcgaataaaaaCATTGGTTCGCTGAAAACAGTGATTAACTGCACATTCCCGAATAAGAACGACCTTGAAAGGCTCTAGGTAGGACATGctgttctgttttcttctgtgTTAATTGATCTACTACCTAAATTTTCACGGTGGTAGTCCTGAAAATATCGTTCAAACTCTTCAACGTTCATTCAGCGTTACACTTCTTTACAATACTTGTATCTAGAATAGGAATGTGAAAAATAAcggttttcaaaatatttcattttgttaatGTTTAAATGTTCAACCGAATATGTAATGATTTCAGGATCTGTAGGAAAAGTTTATCGTCGAAACGTTCGTATGACGAGCATATGAACATTCACAATGATGCGAGACCTTTCGCATGTGATCACTGCGATTACGCAGCAGGTTGGAGTTTGGATTTACACTGATTTTTAATGCAATACAtagtgaaatttgaatttactTTTCTAAGTTCCGGAATTCGTCTGAAAAATCAAGTAGATTAGCTCAAACTATTTGTAGTTTCCGCCATAATGTTATGGATACCAATTCTAAAAACTCTTTAAGGTGAATCTTCATATCCTTGATCCTTGCTGGGGAGGGGCTAGCAGTTGTTCAGTTTAGAAATCTCCATTCATAACGCTCTTTGAACATTTTGTAAATAGTTATCTGACAGAAATGAAAAGCTTGAAttgcatttttctggaaagtccCGTTGCTGTTCCTTTGATATAGTTGCAGAATTCTGCTGAAAataacaattctttttttttcacaactctTGTTTTGAGGTTTTACCTTGTTACTTTCGTAACATCACTCAAGTGGGGATGTTTTCAATGAAGTACCAGCAGCTATGGATGTTTTCAGCTAGTCAAATGACGTTGAGAAGACACAAATTGCGAAGTCACACTGCCAGACGTGACTGGGGATACAAATGTCCGTACTGTCATGAGGCCTACATGGAACCTGCTAGTTATCAACAACACGTGCAGTGAGATTTTATTAGTGTAATCTGGCTTCCATTTAACATTTTATCTCTTTAAGATAAAAATGGTAATCTACACATAATAGTTGCAACTCTTCTTATTGATAGCAAGAATTCATAGACGTGACTGTGTTGCTGTCACCTAGCAACGTTAATATGACAATAGCACTTAGTAGAATAAATCTTTACTCTACTGCTAAGTCTTAGggtaaatttttggaatttttcaaaatgaattcATTAAGAGCTCTTCATAGCTTTAGGTTTGGCCGTATTAGgaagtacattttttttcacttcgttCTAACAATTACAATGCACCTGCATCTacgtaaaattcaaaaactgttAGGATTGTTTACGACTAAAaattctatcatttttttaaaccaaaaagCTTTTTTCAATAGAAAGCGTTTGGAtccttttttgtccttttaaaC is part of the Necator americanus strain Aroian chromosome V, whole genome shotgun sequence genome and encodes:
- a CDS encoding hypothetical protein (NECATOR_CHRV.G21074.T1), whose product is MLSDGLQDVSRTAAEKSARSRFETFEVSGVYAANIQAPSAMFFVLPSSFFEGVRSPFHMKMKVMFVNRHGKLSLPVTRLKSDTAHHLLPGPSVHKNGKSKTSTINNQSQMISLIPPAQRTRWFCGICRKSLSSKRSYDEHMNIHNDARPFACDHCDYAAASQMTLRRHKLRSHTARRDWGYKCPYCHEAYMEPASYQQHVQSRHFGRSTTFGCPYTQCTFQSKCFRHFREHLAKHNNYESYVGQPNKIPFSFPDDELNRFLVDDEYGYGYRANSSVRRVQFVKGRSNSAIMMGNATVLPVKVVETSDSPPLLTAEVMDSDYMKEPIKLRPCLEPTSSQRNVIPEVQQNYVMEPPTLVEEGHEMYPPDTDWIEGEIEVPASDVPLLPDGQMDIELD